In Bacteroidales bacterium, the genomic window GTGAATTCCGCGAGCATTGCAAAATCCTTGTTTCAGTCGGAGAATGCGCCATCATGGGCGGACTGCCTGCTTTCCGGAACAATATTCCGTTAAAGGAGTGCCTGCGGGAGGCCTATCTGCTCAGCCCTTCCGTTCAGGCAAACCATGAATACATCATTCCCAACGATGAGGATATTCCCATGATTCTTGACAAGGTGTATCCCTGCCATGAAATTGTAAAAATTGATTATTTCCTTCCCGGATGTCCGCCCCGTGCCGAACTGATCTGGGAAGCCCTGGTGGCCCTCATCAAGAATCGCCCGATGGATTTGCCGTACGAAGTAATTAAATACGATTAAGCAAATAGTAAACCGAAAAGAATATGAACCAGAAAATCATCATAGAACCGGTAACCCGTGTGGAAGGACACGGCAAAGTTACCATACATCTTGACGAAGAGGGGAATGTTGCCCGCACCCGACTGCACATCGTTGAATTCAGAGGTTTTGAACGGTTTGTCCAGGGCCGCCCGTACTGGGAAATGCCTGTACTGGTGCAAAGGCTCTGCGGGATCTGTCCGGTGAGCCACCATCTGGCGGCAGCCAAGGCTCTGGATGTGATCGTCGGCGCCGGAACCGGCGAAGGACTTACCCCTGCCGGAGAAAAAATGCGCCGGCTGATGCATTACGGCCAGATCTTTCAGTCACACACCCTCCATTTCTTCCACCTGGCTTCTCCCGACCTCCTGTTCGGCATTGATGCCGACCCGGCTATTCGTAATATTATAGGTGTGGCTCTCAAGCATAAAGACCTGGCTGTTCAGGGAGTGATGATGCGCAAATTCGGGCAGGAAATCATCAAGGCTACGGCTGGCAAAAAGATTCACGGCACCGGAGCTATTCCGGGCGGAATCAACAAACACCTCACCCCTGAAGAGCGGGATATGTTCCTCCATGGACCTGACCCGCTCAACATTGATAAAATGATCGAATGGTCGGTGGCTGCTGTCGATTTCTTCAAATCGTATCACAAAAAGAACAAGGACCTGATTGATAATTTCAGCGTTTTTCCTTCGAACCACCTGAGCCTTGTAAGAAAAGACGGAGCGCTTGACCTCTACCACGGAGTCCTCAGGGCAGTTGATGCCAACGGAAAGAAAATCCTTAACGACGTTGACTATCACGATTACCTGAAGTACATCGACGAGGAAGTCCGGTCGTGGAGCTACATGAAGTTCCCCTACCTGAAGCACCTGGGCAAGGAAAACGGCTGGTACACGGTTGGACCTC contains:
- a CDS encoding NADP oxidoreductase, which codes for MSKPVIATTSLAGCFGCHMSILDIDEKILDLIELVEFNKSPIDDIKHFTKQCDIGLIEGGCCNSENIHVLREFREHCKILVSVGECAIMGGLPAFRNNIPLKECLREAYLLSPSVQANHEYIIPNDEDIPMILDKVYPCHEIVKIDYFLPGCPPRAELIWEALVALIKNRPMDLPYEVIKYD
- a CDS encoding Ni/Fe hydrogenase subunit alpha; protein product: MNQKIIIEPVTRVEGHGKVTIHLDEEGNVARTRLHIVEFRGFERFVQGRPYWEMPVLVQRLCGICPVSHHLAAAKALDVIVGAGTGEGLTPAGEKMRRLMHYGQIFQSHTLHFFHLASPDLLFGIDADPAIRNIIGVALKHKDLAVQGVMMRKFGQEIIKATAGKKIHGTGAIPGGINKHLTPEERDMFLHGPDPLNIDKMIEWSVAAVDFFKSYHKKNKDLIDNFSVFPSNHLSLVRKDGALDLYHGVLRAVDANGKKILNDVDYHDYLKYIDEEVRSWSYMKFPYLKHLGKENGWYTVGPLARLNTCDFIPTPIAQKEFEEFKAYTNGKPNNMSMHMHWARLIEVLHAAEMMKELLNDPDLLEGELVVKGKKQYEGIGLIEAPRGTLFHHYRINENDQVVMANLIVSTTNNNQPMNNAVNVVAKKMMTGQREITEAMKNAVEVAIRAYDPCLSCATHALGKMPLALYLYDKDDNLIDEFISQ